From Clostridia bacterium, a single genomic window includes:
- the sigG gene encoding RNA polymerase sporulation sigma factor SigG has protein sequence MNKVEICGVNTAELPVLTNEQMRALFKRLRQGDRTARETLVQGNLRLVLSVIQRFNNRGEPVDDLFQVGCIGLMKAIDNFDLDQNVRFSTYAVPMIIGEIRRYLRDNNPIRVSRSLRDVAYKALQVRDQLTHRLSREPTVNEIAAELNMPREDVVYALDAIQEPVSLFEPIYEDGGDPIFVMDQISDDRNHEASWLEGMAVEEAMNKLGERERTILALRFFEGKTQMEVAEEIGISQAQVSRLEKAALLQMRKFV, from the coding sequence ATGAACAAAGTCGAGATCTGCGGCGTCAACACCGCCGAGCTTCCGGTGCTCACGAACGAACAGATGCGGGCGCTGTTCAAGCGCCTTCGGCAGGGCGACCGCACCGCGCGCGAGACGCTGGTGCAGGGGAACCTGCGCCTCGTGCTGTCCGTCATCCAGCGGTTCAACAACCGGGGCGAGCCGGTCGACGACCTCTTCCAGGTCGGTTGCATCGGCCTCATGAAGGCCATCGACAACTTCGACCTCGACCAGAACGTGCGCTTCTCGACGTACGCCGTGCCGATGATCATCGGCGAGATCCGCCGCTACCTGCGTGACAACAACCCGATCCGCGTCAGCCGCTCGTTGCGGGACGTGGCCTACAAGGCGCTGCAGGTGCGCGACCAGCTGACGCACCGGCTGTCGCGCGAGCCCACGGTGAACGAGATCGCCGCCGAGCTCAACATGCCCCGCGAAGACGTCGTCTACGCGCTCGACGCCATCCAGGAGCCGGTGTCGCTCTTCGAGCCGATCTACGAGGACGGCGGCGACCCGATCTTCGTGATGGACCAGATTTCGGACGACCGCAACCACGAAGCCAGCTGGCTCGAAGGCATGGCCGTGGAAGAGGCGATGAACAAGCTCGGCGAGCGGGAGCGGACGATCCTCGCCCTGAGGTTCTTCGAGGGGAAGACGCAAATGGAGGTCGCCGAGGAGATCGGCATCAGCCAGGCGCAGGTGTCGCGGCTCGAAAAGGCGGCCCTGCTGCAGATGCGCAAGTTCGTCTAA
- a CDS encoding stage II sporulation protein R: protein MARARFLADGRRWLAAGMLLLLAASAASLPVAKVAASIDAPQVVRARFIANSDDPADQRVKDAVRDAVFAAFGDRFLKAPDGRALAAELRSDLPAIAAVARDAARAHGADYVVRVTYENAWFPAKRLGDLTLPPGRYPALVVRLGAAKGHNWWGVLFPPLGLVDFRGDVRVAWTGSTATVDLSSLDPREVAAFEAALGRAAPDGSTPAFRLHDHAVLVIDETQTQDDVHVRWFVRDWFERAVATVARSWSQFSLARLGP from the coding sequence TTGGCGCGGGCGCGGTTCCTTGCGGACGGGCGTCGCTGGCTGGCGGCGGGCATGCTTCTGCTCCTGGCGGCGTCGGCCGCGAGCCTGCCCGTGGCGAAGGTCGCGGCGTCCATCGACGCGCCGCAGGTCGTGCGGGCGCGCTTCATCGCCAACAGCGACGACCCGGCCGACCAGCGGGTGAAGGACGCGGTTCGCGACGCCGTCTTCGCGGCGTTCGGCGACCGTTTCCTGAAGGCGCCGGACGGCCGCGCGCTGGCGGCCGAGCTGCGGTCCGACCTGCCGGCGATCGCCGCCGTGGCGCGGGACGCGGCCCGGGCGCACGGCGCCGATTACGTCGTGCGCGTGACGTACGAGAATGCGTGGTTCCCGGCCAAACGGCTGGGCGATCTGACGCTGCCGCCCGGCCGCTACCCGGCGCTCGTCGTGCGGCTGGGCGCGGCCAAGGGCCACAATTGGTGGGGCGTGCTGTTCCCCCCGCTCGGCCTTGTCGACTTTCGTGGCGATGTTCGCGTGGCGTGGACGGGGTCGACGGCGACCGTGGACCTGTCCTCCCTCGACCCGCGGGAGGTCGCGGCGTTCGAGGCGGCCCTCGGCAGGGCAGCGCCCGACGGCAGCACGCCGGCGTTCCGGCTCCACGACCACGCGGTGCTCGTCATCGACGAGACCCAGACCCAGGACGACGTCCACGTGCGCTGGTTCGTCCGCGACTGGTTCGAGCGGGCGGTGGCCACGGTGGCCCGCTCCTGGAGCCAGTTCAGCCTGGCGCGGCTTGGACCGTAG
- a CDS encoding YlmC/YmxH family sporulation protein produces the protein MSFKASDLRVRDVIDVVEGRRLGFVYDLEVDLDAGRVTALVIPGPARFFGLFGRERDLVIPWKDIVKIGEDVILVHLGR, from the coding sequence GTGTCCTTCAAAGCCTCCGATCTGCGCGTGCGGGACGTGATCGATGTCGTCGAAGGGCGGCGTCTGGGCTTCGTGTACGACCTGGAGGTCGACCTCGACGCCGGCCGCGTGACCGCCCTCGTCATCCCCGGCCCGGCGCGGTTCTTCGGCCTGTTCGGCCGGGAGCGGGACCTCGTCATTCCCTGGAAGGATATCGTTAAAATTGGTGAAGACGTGATTCTGGTCCACCTGGGCCGGTGA